The segment CGAGGTCTTCGAATCCGCGCACTCCGTCGTCTTCGACGAGGCGGAGAACCGGCTGCACACGATCAAGGCGGTGATGGTGGCGACGCTCGGATCGGCCGTCGAAGGCTGACCAGGACGGCGCTTCGCGGCAGAGGTGTCTATCGCGTACTCATGACGGAAGTCACAAGACGGTGATACTTTCGGAAGGAGGCAGACGCGGGGCAGTAGCACCCGCCGCCGGAGGAGGCCCCTTCCATGAGCCCCTTTACCGGATCCGCTCAACCCACTGAGGAATGGCGCCACCTGGGGCTCTCGGTGGACGGCGGGGTCGCCACCGTGACCCTGGCCCGCCCGCGGAAGCTCAACGCCCTCACCTTCGGCGCCTATGCCGATCTGCGCGACCTGCTCGCGCAGTTGTCACGCGAACGCTCCGTACGGGCCCTGGTGCTCGGCGGTGAGGGACGGGGCTTCTGCTCGGGCGGTGACGTCGACGAGATCATCGGTGCCACCCTCGCCCTGGACACCGCGGAACTCCTCGACTTCAACCGGATGACCGGCGCGACCGTACGGGCGATCCGCGAGTGTCCGTTTCCCGTGATCGCCGCCGTGCACGGGGTGGCCGCCGGGGCAGGCGCCGTCCTCGCCCTCGCCGCGGACTTCCGGATCGCCGACCCCACCGCCCGATTCTCCTTTCTCTTTACCCGGGTGGGTCTGTCCGGCGGGGATATGGGCGCCGCCTATCTGCTGCCCAGAGTCGTCGGGCTCGGCCACGCCACCAGACTGCTGATGCTCGGCGAACCCGTGCCCGCACCCGAAGCGGAAAGGATCGGGCTGATCAGCGAACTGGTCCCCGAAGGCACCGCCGGGGAACGAGCCGCCGCGCTCGCGGCCCGCCTCGCTGCCGGGCCCGCACTGGCCCAGGCCCAGACGAAGGCGCTGCTCACGGTGGAACTGGACATGCCGCTGGCCGCGTCGGTGGAACTCGACGCGGCCACCCAGGCACTGCTGATGACCAGCGCGGACTACGCCGAATTCCATGCGGCCTTCACCGCGAAACGCCCACCGGAATGGCGCGGGCGATGAACGGACGCAGACTGTGACCGGCCGCCCGTCCCGGCCACTGCGGATCGCCGTCATCGGTGGCGGCCCCGGCGGGCTCTACGCCGCGGCCCTGCTGAAACGGCACGATCCGCGCCGGTCCATCACGGTCTGGGAGCGTCGGGCACCCCAGGACACCTTCGGCTTCGGAGTCGTCCTTTCGGACGAGACCCTCGGCGCGATCGAACACGCCGACCCCGCCGTCCACCGATCCCTCCGGCGGGAGTTCGTACGCTGGGACACGATCGACATCGTCCACCGGGGCCGGACGCTCACCTCCGGCGGACACGGCTTCGCCGCCCTGGGACGGCAGAGACTGCTGGCCCTGCTGCACCGGCGCTGTACGGAGCTGGGGGTACGGCTCCGCTTCCGTACCCCCGCGCCGCCCGCGACCGAACTCGCCGCCGGCCACGATCTGGTTATCGCCGCCGACGGAGCGGGCAGCGGCACCAGGGAGGCGCACCCGGAGGCGTACCGGCCGACCATCACCACCCATGCCTGCCGCTACCGCTGGCTGGCCGCGGACTTCGCGTTCGACGCCTTCCGCTTCGAGATCGCCGAGACCGACTTCGGCGTGATGCAACTCCACGGCTACCCCTACGCTCCCGACGCCTCCACCGTGGTCGTCGAAATGCGGGAAGAGGTATGGCGGGCGGCCGGATTCCACACCGAGCGGGCGGACCGGGGACCGGCCCGGACAGTCGATCGCTGTGCCGAGATCTTCGCCGGGGCCCTCGGCGGGCGGGCGCTTCGCCACTCCGACTCGACCTGGACCGCGTTCCGTACCGTCGTCAACGACCGCTGGACCGACGGCCGGACCGTCCTCATCGGCGACGCGGCCCATACGGCCCACTTCTCCATCGGCTCCGGCACCAAACTCGCCGTCGAGGACGCCCTCGCGCTCGCCGGCTCCATCGAGGAGCACCCCGCGCTCGACGACGCGCTGGCCGCCTACGAGGCGGAGCGCCGCCCGGTCGTCGAGTCGACGCAGCGCGCCGCACTGGCCAGCCTGCGCTGGTTCGAAGAACTGGAGACGTACACGGAACAGTCCGCGCGGCAGTTCGCCTTCAACCTGCTGACCCGCAGCCGCCGCGTCACCCACGACAATCTGAGGCTGCGGGACGCTTCGTTCACCACCGCCGTCGACCGTGACTTCGGCTGCCCCCCGGACACACCCCCGATGTTCACCCCGTTCCGGCTGCGCGGACTCACCCTCCGCAACCGGATCGTCGTCTCGCCGATGGACATGTATACGGCGGTGGACGGCGTTCCCGGGGACTTTCATCTGGTCCATCTGGGGGCGCGGGCCCTCGGCGGTGCCGGGCTGGTGATGACGGAGATGGTCTGTGTGAGCGCCGAGGGACGGATCACCCCCGGCTGCGCGGGGCTGTACAGCGGCGAGCAGGTGGCTGCCTGGCGGCGGATCACCGGCTTCGTCCGGGCCGCCGCGCCCGGTACGGCGATCGGCGTCCAGCTCGGCCACAGTGGACGCAAGGGTTCCACCCGGCGGATGTGGGAAGGCACGGACGAGCCGCTCCCGGACGGCAACTGGCCGCTGGTCGCCGCTTCGACCCTGCCCTACCGGCCGGACGGCCGGGTGCCCACGGCGCTGGACCGGGCGGGCATGACCGCCGTACGGAACGCGTTCACGGCCGCCGCGCGACGGGCCGCCGACGCCGGATTCGACCTCCTCGAACTGCACTGCGCGCACGGCTACCTCCTCTCCGGTTTCCTCTCACCCCTCACCAACCGGCGTACCGACGGCTACGGCGGCGATCTCGTGGGCCGGCTCCGCTTTCCGCTGGAGGTCTTCGACGCGGTACGGGACGTCTGGCCGGACGAGCGGCCCATGACCGTCCGGATCTCCGCGACCGACTGGGCGCCGGGCGGTACGTCGGACGCGGATGCCGTGGCGATCGCCGCGGCCTTCGCGGCTCACGGCGCCGACGCGATCGACGTGTCCACCGGCCAGGTCGTCGCGGAGGAGCGGCCCGAGTTCGGGCGTTCCTACCAGACTCCCTACGCCGACCGGATCCGCAACACCGTGGGCGTGCCCGTGATCGCCGTGGGTGCCATCTCGTCGTGGGACGACGTCAACTCCCTGCTGCTCGCCGGCCGGGCCGATCTGTGTGCCCTGGCCCGGCCCCATCTGTACGACCCGCACTGGACGCTGCACGCGGCGGCCGAGCAGGGGTACACCGGGCCGGGGGCGCCCTGGCCCGTGCAGTACCGGGCGGGCAGCCGCAGACCGCCGACCGGGCGGGATGTGCCGCGGCCCCGCCAGGGCCGGCCGGACGTGTCCTCGCCGGACGAACGGTCGCCGGACGTGTCTTCGCCGGACGTGTCCTCGCCGGGCGGGTCTTCGCCGAAGGTGCCGTCGCCGGGCGGGCCCGGCGGACGGTGACGGCCCGGGGCCGCCCGGTCGAACATGTTGGCGACAACTCGCCAAAGAGGTTCGGTGGATGCCCGAGAGAGGGACACTCTCCGTAGTAAGTGGCGGGGCTTCCGTCACTCCCGGTGGACGAATGCGGCGCCTGTCTCCCGCAGCAGATCGTGCACCTGACGGAAGACCCCGGCCGAGCGGCCGCCGGGCCAGCCCTCCGGCAGCAGTTCGATCGGCAGTCCCGGATCGGTGTAGGGCAGGCGCCGCCAGGAGTCCAGGGCCAGCAGATAGTCCCGGTAGGCGTCCTCGGCCGATCCGGTCCGCTCCGCCGACCACCGGCGGAGCACCGGCTCGTGGGAGTCGAGGAACTCCTCGTGCGCCTTGGCGACGGCGCCGAGATCCCACCAGCTCGCCACCGCCTCGGAGGTCGCCGCGAAGCCGAGGTGGGTGCCGCGGAACAGCTCGACGTAGGGGTCGAGCTGGAGGCGGCGCAAGGTGTGGCGGGTCTCCTCGTACAGCCGGGCGGGGGCGACCCACACCCCGGGTGCGGCGGAGCCGAAGCCGAGCCGGTGGAGGCGGGAGCGGAGCAGATGGCGCTTGTGGCGTTCGGCCTCGGGCACGGAGAAGACGGCCAGAACCCAGCCGTCGGAGAGAAGGGGGGTGCGATGGTCGTAGATGCGGCGGTCGCCGTCGTCGAGAAGCTGGTGGGCGTCCTGCGACAGCGCGTAGCCCGCCGAGCCGTCCGCGGCGTGGGCGGAGAGCAGCAGCCCACGCCGTTTGAGCCGGGAGACGGAGGACCGCACGGCGGGCGCGTCGACACCGAGCGCACCCATCAGCCGGATGAGTTCGGCCACCGGGAGCGGCCCCGGGCGTTCGCGCCCGTAGGCGCCGTAGAGGGTGACGATGAGCGAGCGGGGGGTGTGCTGGTCGGCCACGTGATCACTCTAGGCTCAGTTCCCGGCCCGCAGCCGGAAGCGCTGGAGCTTGCCGGTGGGTGTGCGGGGGAGCGCGTCGAGGAAGACGAAGACCCGGGGGCATTTGTACGGCGAGAGCCTGGCGCGCACGGCGGCACCGAGCGCCTCGGCGGTGGCATCGCCGGGCGGGACACCGTCGCGCAGGACGACATGGGCGACCACGATCTGGCCGCGCAGCTCGTCGTCCCGGCCGACGACGGCCGCCTCGGCGACATCGGGATGGTGCAGCAGCGCCTTCTCCACCTCGGGCCCGGCGATGTTGTACCCGGCCGAAATGATCATGTCGTCGGCGCGTGCGACATAACGGAACCAGCCGTCGGCCTCCCGGACGTAGGTGTCGCCGGTGAGGTTCCAGCCGTCCCGGACGTACTCCCGCTGACGCGGGTCGGCGAGATAGCGGCAGCCGACGGGGCCGCGGACGGCGAGCAGCCCCGGGCTTCCGTCGGGGACGGGCCGGCCGTCCGTGTCGACGACACGGGCCTGCCAGCCGGGGACGGGGAGGCCGGTGGTGCCGGGGCGGACGGCCTCGTCGGCCGCCGACAGGAAGATATGGAGCAGTTCGGTGGCGCCGATGCCGTTGATGATGCGCAGGCCGGTCCGCTCGTACCAGGCCTGCCAGGTGGCGGCGGGCAGATTCTCCCCGGCCGAGACACAGCGGCGCAGCGAGCGGAGGTCGCAGCTCCGGGGGTCGGCCAGCATCACCCGGTAGGCGGTCGGCGCGGTGAACAGCACGGTGACGTGGTGCTCGCCGATCGCGGGCAGCAGCTGCTCGGGGCCCGACCGCTCCAGCAGCAGCGCGCAGGCCCCCGCGCGCAGGGGGAAGACGACAAGTCCGCCGAGCCCGAAGGTGAAGCCGAGAGGAGGACTGCCGGCGAAAAGGTCGTCGGGGGAGGGCCGGAGCACCCGGGCCGAGAAGGTGTCCGCGACGGCCAGTACATCGCGGTGGAAGTGCAGGCAGCCCTTGGGACGGCCGGTGGTGCCGGAGGTGAAGGCGATCAGGGCGACGTCGTCCGCGGCGGTCGGGACCGCGGGAGCGGGCCCGGCGGGCGCCCGGGCGGCCAGTTGGAGCAGATCGCCGGAGTCCTTGCCGCCGAAGGGGGTGATCCGCAGGTCCGGAAGGAGCGCGCCACGCAGTTCGCCGAGGGAGCGGATATCGCACAGGGCGTGGCTGACACGGGCCAGCTGACCGATGGCGGCCAGTTCCTCGGCCCGGTGCTGGGCCAGTACGGTGACCGCGATCGCGCCCGCCTTCATGACGGCGAGCCAGCAGGCGGCGAGCCAGGGAGTGGTGGGGCCGCGCAGCAGGACGCGGTGGCCGGGGACCACCCCGAGATGGCCGCTGAGGACCCGGGTGATCCGGTCGACGCGGTCGCGCAGTTCTCCGTACGACCAGATCTCCCCGGTGCCGGTGCGGAAGGCGGGGCGGTCGGGGCCGAAGCGCTCGATGGTGCGGTCGAGGAGCTCATGGCCGCAGTTGAGCCGGTCGGGGTAGTCCAGCTCGGGCAGCTCGAAGAGGAGGTCGGGCCAGTGTTCGGCGGGCGGGAGTCCATCGCGCGCGAAGGTGTCGAGATGGGCCGAGGGTGTCAGCTCCATGGTGCGCCCCCTTCTCGTGGTGGGGTCGTGCAGGGAGCGTATCGTTGTGATGACGACAGTCAACTGTCCGCGATAGATGAGATGTATGGGGGACGGATGCCCGTATTCTCGCTTGATCCGGTACAGACCGCTTGGTGTGCCGAACTCCGTGAGCTGGCCGTCGGGACCCTGCGGCCGCTGGCGGCCGGCGGCGAACCCGGGAGGGTCAACCGTCCCTTGCTGGCCGCGCTCGGCGAACGGGGACTGCTGAGCAGGATGTTCACCGGCCCGCCGGGCGCGCCGCCGGGTGCGCCGCCCGGCGGGACGTGGGCCGGGACGGCAGGTTCGGGCGTCACCGGGGCCGGGGTTTCCGGCGGTGGACGTGCGGACGAGGGCACTCCCACCGGCGGCGGTGCGTCGGCAGGCGGCGGATCGCGCGCCGGGGCGGGGCCGGGCGGCACCGGGCCCGGAGGCGCGGGCCCGCCGGGGGCGGCCACCGGTCCGGACGACGGCTCCGGCGGCGCGTGCCATGGTGCCGGTGCCGGCACCGATGGCAGTGGCAGTGGCAGTGGCGGGCGCGGGGGCGCGGGGGGACCCTCGGGTTCAGGGGGTGTCGGGTGGGCCGGGGCGTTTCCGGGAGCGGGCGGCGGCTCCACCGACGGCGGCGGGGGCCGGTTCCCGGTCTTCGAGGGTGCGGGGCGGGCGCTGGAGTTGTGCCTGATGCGGGAGTCCCTGGCGTACGGCTGCACCGAGGCGGAGACCGCGCTCGCGCTCCAGGGGCTGGGCGCCTGGCCGGTCGCCCGGGCGGGCACCCCGGCCCAACGGACCCGGTGGCTGCCGGACGTGACGGCGGGCCGGGCCGTCGCCGCCTTCGCCCTCAGTGAGCCCGGTGCCGGCTCCGATGCCGCCGCCCTGGCGCTGCGCGCCGTCCCCGACCCCAGGAGCGGCCGGGAAGGGTGGCTGCTGACCGGCGAGAAACAGTGGATCTCCAATGCGCCCGAGGCCGACTTCTACACCGTCTTCGCCCGGACGGCCGAGGGCGCCGGCTCCCGGGGGATCACGGCCTTCCTGGTGCCCGCCGACCGCCCTGGTCTCTCCGGGAGCGCCCTGGAGATGCTGTCGCCCCACCCCGTGGGCCGACTCGTCTTCGACGGCACCCCGGTTACCCGGGCCGATGTCCTCGGAGAGCCCGGACGGGGATTCCGGATCGCTATGGACACCCTCAACCTCTTCCGCCCGAGCGTCGGAGCCTTCGCCGTCGGCATGGCGCAGGCCGCCCTGGACGCGACCCTCGCCCACACCGCCGCCCGTACCGCCTTCGGCGGCCCGCTGAAGGACCTCCAGTCCGTCGCCCATCAGGTCGCCGAGATGGCCACCCGGACCGAGGCCGCCCGGCTGCTGGTGCTGAGTGCGGCGGCGGCCTATGACGCGGGGGATCCCGACGTGCCCCGGCGCTCCGCGATGGCCAAACTGTTCGCCACCGAGACCGCGCAGTACGTCGTGGACACCGCCGTCCAGTTGCACGGGGCAAGGGCCCTGCAGCGCGGGCATCTGCTGGAGCACCTCTACCGCGAGGTGCGCGCCCCGCGGATCTACGAGGGCGCCAGCGAGATCCAGCGCTCCATCGTCGCCAAGGAGCTGTACGCCCGGCACCGGACGGCGCGGCAGCGGGGGAGCGGCACATGACCGTGCGCCGGACCAACCCCGACCGTCTCGCCCCCGCCTCCGGTTTCTCGCACGCCGTCACGGCCACCGGCTCCCGGCTGGTGTTCCTCGCCGGGCAGACCGCGCTCGACGCCCGGGGCGCGGTGGTGGGAACGACCCTGCCCGAACAGTTCGAGACCGCCCTGGCGAATCTGCTCACCGCGCTCGCCGCCGCCGGTGGCAGCCCCTCCGACCTGTGCCGGGTGACCGTCTACACCACGGACGTCGGCGCCTACCGGTCCCACGCTCCCGACCTCGGCCGGGTCTGGCGCCGGCTGGCGGGCCGGGACTATCCGGCGATGGCCCTGATCGGGGTCGTACGTCTCTGGGACGAACAGGCCCTGGTCGAAATCGACGGAACGGCGGTCCTGCCTTGACCGCGGCAGACCGCCCCGCGGCCGGGGCCGGCCGGAGGCTGATCGACTGGTGGCACCCCACGGCCGGGTTTAGGGTCGATGGGTGGACGCGGCGCACCGAGCACGTGTCGCGGGCCGCCCGGCCGTACCCTCGGCCGACCCCCCTCCCCGGAGGGCACGGCACATGATGAGCAGCCCCGACAGCCCCGACTCCCGAGCGCCCCGGGCCGCGGCCACGAACGCCGCATCGGCACGCACCCGCACCCGCACCCGCGCCGGAGGCGACGGCAAAGGCATCGCCCTGGTCGTCATCGCCTCCTGCCAGTTGATGGTGGTCCTGGACATCACCATCGTGAACATCGCGCTCCCGCACATCCAGAGCGACCTGCACTTCTCCACCACCGATCTGTCCTGGGTGGTCAGCGCCTACACCCTGACCTTCGGCGGGCTGCTCCTGCTCGGCGGGCGGACCGGCGACATCCTCGGCCGCCGCCGGATGTTCATGGTCGGCGTCGCGCTCTTCGCCGTCGCCTCCCTCCTCGGCGGCCTCTCCCAGAACGGCGGCCAACTTCTCGCAGCCCGGGCCCTCCAGGGCGTCGGCGGGGCCATCGCCTCCCCGACCGCGCTGGCCCTGATCACCACCACATTCCGCGAGGGCCCCGAGCGGAACCGGGCGTTCGGGGTGTTCGCCGCGGTCTCGGCGGGCGGCGGGGCGATCGGGCTGCTGGCGGGCGGCATGCTCGTGGAGTGGCTCGACTGGCGTTGGGTCCTCTTCGTCAATGTGCCGATCGCGGCCCTGATCCTGCTGGCCACCCCACGTCATATCGCGGAGTCCGAGAGACACCCCGGACACTTCGACATCGCCGGGGCGCTCACCTCGACCCTCGGCATGGTCGCCCTGGTGTACGGCTTCATCCGGGCCTCCCAGCACGGCTGGAGCGATCCGCTCACCCTGGCCTCGTTCGGTGCCGCGATCGTGCTGCTCACAGTGTTCCTGCTGGTGGAGCGGAGCTCCCCGCAGCCGATCACCCCACTGCACATGTTCGCCGAGCGCAATCGCGCCGGGACGTACGCCATCATGCTCTGTCTGTCCGCCGCGATCTTCGGCATGTTCTTCTTCCTCACGCTCTACGTCCAGGACGTCCTCGGCTTCAGCCCGCTCACCGCGGGCCTGGCGTTCCTGCCCGTCAGCGCCGTGATCGCGATCGGTGCCACCGTCACCTCCCGGCTGCTGCCCCGCTACGGCCCCAAACCGTTCATCGTCTGCGGTGCGCTGCTGGCCGCGGGCGGACTGAGCTGGCTGACCCGGATCGACGTCGACTCGACCTACGCCGGAAGCGTGCTGGGGCCGATGCTGGTCTTCAGCGCCGGGATGGGCATGCAGTTCGTCTGTCTCACCCTGACCGCGGTCTCCGGTGTCCCCCGGCGCGAGACCGGCGCGGCCTCCGGGCTGCTGAACGCCTCCCAGCAGGTGGGCGGGTCGCTCGGGCTCTCCATCCTGGTCACCGTCTTCGGCACGGCCGCCGCGGACGAGGCCCGCGGGCTGGTCCCCGGTTTCCTGGCCCTGGCGAGCCCGGCCGAGCGGGCCGCCTTCCGCCGTACCGGCCAGCTGCCGCAGCCATGGGCGGCCGAGGTCCTCACCCACGGGATAGCCATGGCGTTCGTGACGGCGGCCGTCTTCGCCGTGATCGCCGCCGTGATCGCCTTGGTCGTCCTCCGGATCCGGCCCGCCGATCTCGAACGGCTCCAGGGCAGCGCCCCCGCCCCGGCTCCCGATCCCGCCCCGGCTCCCGATCCCGCACCCGGTCCGGGCGCCGCCCCTACCCCGGCCCCGGGCCCCGCACCGGCCCCCGGCGACAGCTGACGCCCCGGGCCGACGGCCGCGCCGGTCAGCGGCGGGGAATCCGTGACACACGTCCCTGACCAGGCATGGAGCGGGGCTCTGCCCCCGACCTCCGGAGGTGGCGCAAGCGAGTTGTAGCATGCTCCGCGGCAAGCTTGCGCGGTCGTGAACCGCGGTAGTGCAACACGGGGGGCGTGATGGTGGGGGAGAAGGCTGCCGTTCTCATGGGCACGGCAGCGGGGAACGCCCCGCCGGGCGGTCACGCCGCGGCCCCGGGCCGCCGTCCGGACGGCTGCGGATGAGCGCTCGCTCCCTCGCGACCCCGTACCAGGACACCGACGCCGACCAGCTCTCCTTCGCACTCGGCCATCCCCCGATGGCGGCCCTCGCCGTCCGTGACATCGACCTCGGCGGGCTCGCCGTTCAGCTTCGGCTGCTGGGCGCCTCGCACCAGGTCTTCGCCGGACCCGTTGCCGAGACGGTGGCCTGTCTGCCCGGCGGCGCGGGGGGTCTGCCGGACACCGTTCGGGAGATCGACGGCTGGCAGTATCGTTTCCGCGCCCAGGTGCACCGCTATCCGCCCGAGGAGTTCAGCCGGCGGGTGGCCCGTATCGTGCATCGCGCCGACACCCACCCCCATGCGCTGTACGGGGTCTTCCCGGGCGATCCGGAGGCGGTCACGGCCCTGACCGTCGATACCGGGACCGGCCCCGGGGACGACGGCGACGACGCCCCCGCGGGCCCCGGGCTCAACTGGCGTACTTGGCACACCTACCCGCAGAGCCGCCGGATCGTGGCAACGCACTCCCGGCTGGAGGCCCGATGAAGACCGCCCGACGCATCAGCGTGATACTCCTCGCCGCGGCAGCGCTCACCGCCTGCTCCAGTGACGACGACAAGGACGCCACCAAGTACAACGACGTACCGATCCAGTGGATCCGCGGCGAGTACACCGCGAGCCCCAGCGGCTACACCGACCCGGTCGACGACCACAACACGGTTGCCGACGAGATCCACACCAACACGGCGTCCCGTGACCGCGTCTCCGGCGCGAGCACGGTCTACCTCCGCTACGACGACGACATCGTCGCCGTCACCCGGCAGCCGCGCGGCAGCCTGATCGAGATTCAGGACTACCGCTCCGGCTACTCGCGCTGGCACCACCACCTCCGCACCTCGTCCTGGCCCGACCCGGCGACCCAGAGCTTCCGCGGCGGCGGCCCCGGCTCCGGCAAGTGAGCCCCGTCCCCGCCACCGTTCCCCCGAGTCCGTGAAGACGTCCCCGAAAGGCATCCCCGTGGCAGAGATATTCGAGTCGGCAGGCACCGCCCTGCTCTACGGACTCGTCGGCTTCGTCGTGATGGCGGCCGGTTTCATCGCCCTCGACCTGGTCACCCCCGGCAAGCTCTTCCATGTCGTGTGGTCGGAGCGCAACCGCGGTGCCGCCGTTCTGCTGGCCGGTCAGACCCTCGCGATCGGCCTGGTCATCGAGGAGTCCATCCGGGCCAGTGAATCCGAGCAGGGCCTGGGCCACGGCCTGGTCAGCACGCTGCTCTACGGAATGGCCGGGGTGGTCGTGATGACCGTGATCTCCCTGATCGTCGGTCTGCTGACGCCCGGCCGGCTCGGCGCCGCCGCCCTGGAGGACGACGGCGACCGCCCCCACCCCGCCGCCTGGGTGATGGCGGCCACCTATCTCGGCGCGGCCTTCATGGTCGGCGCCGCCGTCTCCTGAACCCGGGACCGGACCCACGATGAGCACCACCACGGAGGAGCGCGCCACCCCTACCGCCGCCGAGGAGGACATGCGCATCCCCACCTCCAGGGGTGCGCGGTTCCTGCTGATGCTCGCCGTGTTCATCTGCGCGGCCTGCGGACTGATCTACGAGCTCGCGCTCACCGCGCTCGGCAGTTACCTCATCGGCAACTCCGTGATGCAGACCTCCGTGGTCCTGTCCGTCATGGTCTTCGCGATGGGCATCGGCTCCCTCGCCGCCAAACCGCTCCAGAAGCGGGCGGTCGGCGGCTTCGCCCTCGTCGAGGGCGCCCTGGCGCTCGTCGGCGGACTGTCGGTGCTGATCCTGTACGTCTGCTTCGCCTGGCTCCGCATCTACATGCCCGCCATGATCGTGGTGTCGTTCGTGGTGGGTCTGCTGATCGGCGCCGAGATCCCGCTGCTGATGACGCTTCTCCAGCGCATCCGCCGCCAGGAGGCGGGCAGCGCGGTCGCGGATATGTTCGCCGTCGACTACATCGGCGCCCTGGTCGGCGGCCTCGCCTTCCCCCTCCTCCTGCTCCCGGCCTTCGGCCAGTTGAAGGGAGCTCTGGTGGTGGGCGCGGTCAACGCGGTCGCCGGGGTGATTGTCGTCCTGTGGATCTTTCGGCGGGAGACCCGGCGGATCGTCAGAGTGGGCCTGCTCGCCGGGATGGCGGCCGTACTCGCGGTACTGGGCACCGTCTACGTCCTCGCCGACGAGATCGAGGTCACCGCGCGGCAGCAGCTCTACCGCGACCCCATCGTGCACGCCGAGACCACCCCGTACCAGGACATCGTCCTCACCCGGTCCACCGCGTTCACCGGCTCGCCCGATCTGCGGCTCTTCCTCAACGGCGACCTGCAGTTCTCCTCGGTCGACGAGTACCGCTACCACGAGAGCCTGGTCCACCCCGC is part of the Streptomyces qinzhouensis genome and harbors:
- a CDS encoding DUF350 domain-containing protein; its protein translation is MAEIFESAGTALLYGLVGFVVMAAGFIALDLVTPGKLFHVVWSERNRGAAVLLAGQTLAIGLVIEESIRASESEQGLGHGLVSTLLYGMAGVVVMTVISLIVGLLTPGRLGAAALEDDGDRPHPAAWVMAATYLGAAFMVGAAVS
- a CDS encoding polyamine aminopropyltransferase; this translates as MRIPTSRGARFLLMLAVFICAACGLIYELALTALGSYLIGNSVMQTSVVLSVMVFAMGIGSLAAKPLQKRAVGGFALVEGALALVGGLSVLILYVCFAWLRIYMPAMIVVSFVVGLLIGAEIPLLMTLLQRIRRQEAGSAVADMFAVDYIGALVGGLAFPLLLLPAFGQLKGALVVGAVNAVAGVIVVLWIFRRETRRIVRVGLLAGMAAVLAVLGTVYVLADEIEVTARQQLYRDPIVHAETTPYQDIVLTRSTAFTGSPDLRLFLNGDLQFSSVDEYRYHESLVHPAMAGRRSSVLILGGGDALALREVLRYDDVKQVTLVDLDPAVTDLARTYGPLRELNGDALDDPRVTAVNADAFNWLRDARQRYDAVLIDFPDPDTASLAKLYSVEFYHLLGRVLNPGARILVQGGSPFFAPKTYWSVVETIAEAGYATTPYQVDVPSFGNWGFVLATRGKDAPDPVLQLAPDVPRLRFLDTAVLKASTVFPVDRRPRDVRASTLMDPVVLEYTRHEWRDY